One window of the Armatimonadota bacterium genome contains the following:
- the dnaN gene encoding DNA polymerase III subunit beta — MKVICARKDIFEGVQTAGRAVSPRTSLPILGHLLITAEEDKIRIAATDLEIGMECVVEAKIEEPGQMAVPSKTLTEILAALPDTDVTLSVDDANTISLQCGTSDYSILGLPAEEFPMLPEIHEDVSLTIEHDALRDAIKRTSFAISQDESRAILTGILMQVTDDGAKLVSTDGHRLCLQECAVAESHGSVNAIIPGRAMNELTRIVPEGKGTIEIKIAASQIMFQIGETSLISRLIEGQFPNYEKVIPQEHNKKLTIPTDQLLQSVKRVEIVARENSHKTILSIEDGTLTVTAESGNVGRAHEEVEVIKEGDDIKMAFNARYLLDVLNVIDTEAIDVELSGESSPAVIRPQGQFDYTYVLMPMQID; from the coding sequence TTGAAGGTTATATGCGCTAGAAAGGATATATTCGAGGGCGTGCAGACAGCGGGAAGAGCGGTCAGTCCACGCACGTCACTTCCGATTCTCGGGCACTTGCTGATTACGGCTGAGGAAGACAAGATCAGAATCGCCGCAACCGACCTTGAGATCGGCATGGAGTGTGTGGTGGAGGCAAAGATTGAGGAGCCGGGCCAGATGGCGGTCCCGTCTAAGACTCTGACTGAAATCCTTGCGGCGCTGCCGGATACGGACGTGACCCTTTCGGTTGATGATGCAAATACGATCAGCTTGCAGTGCGGAACATCCGATTATTCGATTCTTGGCTTGCCTGCTGAAGAGTTCCCAATGCTGCCTGAGATACACGAAGATGTCAGCCTGACAATTGAGCACGATGCTCTGCGCGACGCGATCAAGAGAACGTCCTTTGCGATCAGCCAGGACGAGTCCCGCGCAATCCTCACAGGGATCCTGATGCAGGTTACCGATGACGGAGCCAAGCTGGTATCGACGGACGGCCATAGGCTGTGCCTGCAGGAGTGCGCAGTTGCAGAGAGCCATGGGAGTGTGAATGCGATAATCCCCGGCAGGGCAATGAACGAACTGACACGCATCGTCCCGGAGGGCAAGGGCACAATCGAGATCAAGATCGCTGCGAGTCAGATTATGTTCCAGATAGGCGAGACAAGCCTTATTTCCAGGCTGATCGAGGGCCAGTTCCCGAACTACGAGAAAGTTATCCCTCAGGAGCATAATAAGAAGCTTACAATTCCCACAGACCAGTTACTGCAGAGCGTAAAGCGCGTCGAGATCGTCGCTCGCGAGAACTCACACAAGACTATTCTAAGTATCGAGGACGGTACTCTGACGGTTACCGCTGAGAGTGGAAACGTCGGCAGAGCGCATGAAGAGGTCGAGGTCATTAAAGAGGGCGACGACATTAAAATGGCTTTCAATGCTCGTTACCTGCTGGATGTTTTGAATGTGATCGACACCGAGGCGATTGATGTAGAGCTTTCAGGCGAGTCCAGCCCGGCAGTTATCAGACCGCAGGGACAGTTTGATTATACATATGTCCTTATGCCTATGCAGATAGATTAG
- a CDS encoding GNAT family N-acetyltransferase, with the protein MKDTTIFDNCPVYKSGHFKLRLVEQEDAENLHQCYSDPSAVRLMNSDNCSCDFYFKTLNEMTEMIRGWIGAYESRWGAYEGGACIRFSIIDTQNNTAVGTIEMFDKTKDIGILRLDLCSAYEKQDYLIELIELATEKFHNAFGVKQILTKAIAEAAVRIYALQACGYNSTVIPRGDIWWTWIDGKKVRDRKLMPYGDYYVHDGC; encoded by the coding sequence GTGAAAGATACAACAATTTTTGACAACTGCCCGGTTTATAAGTCAGGCCATTTCAAGCTTCGATTAGTTGAGCAAGAAGACGCGGAGAATTTGCATCAATGCTATTCCGACCCCTCGGCTGTCCGATTAATGAATTCAGATAACTGCTCATGCGATTTTTATTTCAAAACGCTAAACGAGATGACTGAGATGATCCGGGGATGGATTGGGGCATATGAATCACGATGGGGAGCGTATGAAGGGGGCGCGTGCATACGGTTCTCAATCATCGATACTCAGAACAATACAGCCGTCGGCACTATCGAGATGTTCGACAAGACCAAAGACATCGGCATTCTTCGTCTTGATCTATGCTCGGCTTATGAAAAGCAGGATTATCTCATTGAGCTTATCGAGCTGGCAACTGAGAAATTTCACAATGCGTTTGGCGTAAAGCAAATCCTTACAAAGGCCATAGCAGAAGCTGCGGTACGTATTTATGCATTACAAGCTTGCGGTTATAATAGCACAGTTATACCCCGTGGTGATATATGGTGGACTTGGATTGATGGGAAGAAGGTGCGTGACCGCAAACTCATGCCTTACGGTGATTACTACGTACACGACGGGTGCTAG
- the gap gene encoding type I glyceraldehyde-3-phosphate dehydrogenase, translating into MSVKVGINGFGRIGRLSLRGMLENYPNDIEVVAINDLFDSKTNAHLFKYDSNYGPWKGTVEAVEDGIIIDGKKIAVYAEKDPANIPWQNHGVEIVVESTGVFTDATKAAAHKHGTVKKVIISAPAKNEDATIVMGVNEDVYDPSKDSVVSNASCTTNCLAPFTKVLNDAIGIENGFMNTIHSYTNDQKTADQAHKDPRRARAAAVNIIPTSTGAAKAIGLVIPELKGKLHGLSLRVPTPTVSMVDLTVNFKRATTVEEINAAVKAAADGPMKGILGYTEDAVVSTDFKGDPRSSIFDGLSTMMIGDKYAKVLSWYDNEWAYSMRVGDLIMFMVKKGL; encoded by the coding sequence ATGTCAGTTAAAGTCGGAATCAATGGATTCGGCAGAATCGGCCGGTTGTCCCTCAGAGGGATGCTAGAGAATTATCCCAACGATATCGAAGTCGTTGCCATTAACGATCTGTTCGACTCCAAAACAAACGCCCATCTCTTCAAGTATGACAGCAACTATGGTCCCTGGAAGGGAACCGTAGAGGCAGTCGAAGACGGAATCATCATCGACGGCAAGAAGATTGCTGTTTATGCCGAGAAGGATCCTGCGAACATTCCGTGGCAGAATCATGGTGTTGAGATCGTTGTCGAAAGCACCGGTGTATTCACAGACGCCACCAAGGCTGCCGCTCACAAGCACGGCACAGTAAAGAAAGTCATCATCTCCGCCCCTGCGAAGAATGAGGATGCCACCATCGTTATGGGCGTGAACGAAGACGTCTACGATCCGTCCAAGGACAGCGTCGTGTCGAACGCAAGCTGCACAACCAACTGCCTTGCTCCGTTCACAAAGGTCCTCAATGATGCCATTGGTATTGAGAACGGTTTCATGAACACGATCCACTCATACACCAATGACCAGAAGACCGCCGACCAGGCTCACAAGGATCCAAGACGTGCCCGCGCAGCCGCCGTCAATATCATCCCGACCAGCACAGGCGCTGCCAAGGCCATCGGTCTTGTTATACCTGAGCTTAAGGGCAAACTGCACGGTCTTTCACTGCGCGTCCCGACACCGACCGTCTCCATGGTTGACCTTACCGTCAACTTCAAGAGAGCGACCACGGTTGAAGAGATCAACGCCGCTGTCAAGGCCGCTGCCGATGGTCCTATGAAGGGCATCCTTGGTTACACCGAAGACGCAGTTGTTTCGACCGACTTCAAGGGCGACCCCAGAAGCTCGATCTTCGATGGTCTGTCCACAATGATGATCGGCGACAAGTATGCCAAGGTTTTGAGCTGGTATGACAATGAGTGGGCATACTCCATGAGAGTAGGCGACCTCATCATGTTCATGGTCAAGAAGGGTCTCTAA
- a CDS encoding C39 family peptidase — protein sequence MNRHRRIITALISIFVLSMTLPTFADVILPVGFLEQFWNNDTCGKGSCGPASTAMCCRYVWGYSGISGVPVTQDIINIWNYLGGNPNGNDSNGTSLSQLVSAANGVFGIGTVYQTTSTLANIKNEIAAGNPVLVHVKAGDLTNRGYTYTGGHYIVAVGYNSDYLICNDPGTYLGYRKYYSNADMIKAMNDAGCGVLKGFYNTPQPPPSAPNPGSGACIQYVAHVANIGWQSWVQNGSTAGTTGQSKAIQALCIRSLNTTVSYRANVQSYGWQGWVSNGAMAGTTGINRRLEAIQITVGTGYSVSYQANVQDIGWQPVVANGAVAGTTGQSKRLEALRVWITDIASPTISSSSISPAMAAKSDTVSVTVNAADNVGVTSVTANGTALTDSNGVWSGNIAADSTLGLHSVAVVARDAAGNQVTNSNLSYRTAEVVGVNGRRIKDAISSTAGQYYLFKVWGKVENPNTNYFDIDDGSGTKIRVYAPGYTGITTGNYISARGILNTSTSPITLTCNPEYLQKYK from the coding sequence ATGAATAGGCATAGGCGCATTATAACAGCTTTGATATCAATCTTTGTGTTGTCGATGACTCTGCCGACATTCGCAGATGTGATTCTGCCCGTAGGGTTTCTAGAGCAATTCTGGAATAATGACACATGCGGCAAGGGCTCCTGTGGTCCGGCTTCGACAGCCATGTGCTGCCGCTATGTTTGGGGTTATTCCGGCATAAGCGGGGTGCCAGTGACACAGGATATTATAAATATTTGGAATTACCTGGGCGGCAACCCAAATGGAAACGATTCGAATGGAACCAGCTTGAGTCAGTTGGTAAGCGCTGCGAATGGAGTTTTTGGTATAGGCACTGTCTATCAGACTACATCTACTCTCGCGAATATCAAAAACGAGATAGCCGCCGGAAATCCGGTTCTGGTCCATGTAAAAGCTGGTGATTTGACTAACCGCGGCTACACCTACACCGGGGGCCATTACATAGTGGCTGTCGGGTATAATTCCGACTACCTTATCTGCAACGATCCTGGAACCTATCTGGGGTATCGCAAATACTACAGCAATGCAGATATGATTAAGGCAATGAATGATGCAGGTTGCGGAGTATTAAAAGGCTTCTACAACACGCCGCAGCCCCCACCATCCGCACCCAATCCCGGATCAGGTGCGTGCATCCAATATGTAGCACATGTTGCAAATATCGGATGGCAGAGTTGGGTCCAGAATGGCTCTACTGCCGGCACAACAGGGCAAAGCAAGGCAATACAGGCTCTTTGCATACGCTCACTTAATACCACTGTTTCCTACCGTGCCAACGTGCAGAGTTATGGTTGGCAAGGTTGGGTATCAAATGGAGCAATGGCCGGCACTACGGGTATTAATCGAAGGCTTGAAGCCATACAGATCACAGTCGGCACAGGTTATTCGGTCAGCTACCAGGCCAACGTTCAGGATATCGGCTGGCAGCCCGTTGTTGCGAATGGCGCTGTTGCAGGAACCACGGGGCAGAGCAAGCGTCTTGAAGCGCTTCGTGTGTGGATTACAGACATCGCCTCGCCGACGATCAGTTCTTCAAGTATAAGCCCCGCAATGGCTGCCAAAAGCGACACCGTCAGTGTGACGGTCAATGCGGCGGACAATGTAGGCGTCACGTCCGTTACGGCCAACGGCACGGCTCTGACAGATTCGAACGGCGTATGGAGTGGAAATATCGCCGCTGATTCCACACTCGGCCTGCATTCTGTAGCAGTTGTTGCTCGTGATGCGGCTGGTAACCAGGTAACGAACTCCAATCTCAGTTACCGAACCGCTGAAGTTGTAGGCGTAAATGGACGCCGCATTAAAGACGCCATATCGAGCACTGCCGGTCAGTACTATCTTTTTAAGGTCTGGGGAAAAGTAGAGAACCCAAATACAAACTACTTCGACATCGATGACGGCTCCGGAACGAAGATCAGAGTATATGCGCCCGGATACACCGGTATTACGACCGGTAATTACATCTCGGCCAGAGGCATATTGAATACGTCCACAAGCCCCATAACGCTGACTTGTAACCCTGAATATCTCCAGAAGTATAAGTGA
- a CDS encoding phosphoglycerate kinase, which translates to MNKKTVKDIDVRGKRVLVRVDFNVPLDSDRNITDDRRIVAALPTIKYLIDNGARVILMSHLGRPETDENGNVTPDSVKKFNLDPVAQRLSDLLGKTVKKADDCIGDEVKQAAMSLADGDVLLLENVRFYKKETKNDPKFAEQLASLGELYVNDAFGTAHRAHASTEGVTKYLPGVAGFLMEKELDYLGRAIGNPERPFLAILGGAKVADKIPVIDNLLTKVNSLIIGGGMAYTFFKAQGYEIGKSLLDAEGLDLAKNAMAKAKELGVELVLPVDVVVATEFSNDAERKVVPVDGIPADWMGMDIGPASIEKFKAVIAKSKTIVWNGPMGVFEMPNFAVGTKAVAEALANASATTIIGGGDSAAAVEQMGFADKMSHVSTGGGASLEFLEGKELPGVVALQDK; encoded by the coding sequence ATGAATAAGAAGACCGTAAAGGATATCGACGTTCGCGGGAAGCGCGTTCTGGTCCGTGTGGACTTCAACGTGCCGCTGGATTCGGACCGCAACATTACCGATGATCGGCGAATCGTTGCGGCGCTTCCTACCATCAAATATCTGATAGATAATGGCGCCAGGGTGATACTAATGTCTCACCTTGGCCGCCCTGAGACCGATGAAAACGGCAATGTGACCCCTGATTCGGTTAAAAAGTTTAACCTGGACCCTGTCGCCCAGCGCCTTTCGGACCTGCTGGGTAAGACCGTCAAGAAAGCCGACGACTGCATAGGCGACGAGGTAAAGCAGGCAGCGATGAGCCTTGCGGACGGCGATGTGCTGCTCCTTGAGAATGTCAGGTTCTACAAGAAAGAGACCAAGAACGATCCGAAGTTCGCCGAGCAGCTTGCAAGCCTTGGCGAGCTTTACGTGAACGACGCGTTCGGCACCGCTCATAGAGCGCATGCTTCCACTGAGGGCGTGACCAAGTATCTGCCGGGCGTCGCGGGCTTTCTTATGGAGAAAGAACTCGATTACCTTGGCAGGGCCATAGGCAACCCCGAAAGGCCATTCTTGGCGATCCTTGGCGGCGCGAAAGTCGCTGACAAGATCCCTGTAATCGACAACCTGCTCACCAAAGTGAACAGCCTGATTATAGGCGGCGGCATGGCTTATACTTTCTTCAAGGCGCAGGGCTATGAGATCGGCAAGTCACTTCTGGATGCCGAGGGCCTGGACCTCGCTAAGAACGCTATGGCAAAAGCCAAAGAGCTTGGCGTAGAGCTTGTTTTGCCGGTAGATGTGGTTGTGGCGACTGAGTTCTCAAACGATGCAGAGCGCAAGGTCGTTCCTGTTGACGGCATTCCCGCCGACTGGATGGGTATGGACATCGGTCCCGCCTCGATCGAGAAGTTCAAGGCAGTGATCGCAAAGTCCAAGACTATCGTCTGGAACGGCCCGATGGGTGTCTTCGAGATGCCTAACTTCGCGGTCGGCACAAAGGCAGTAGCTGAGGCTCTGGCCAATGCTTCCGCAACCACGATCATCGGCGGCGGTGACTCCGCTGCTGCAGTCGAACAGATGGGCTTTGCAGACAAGATGAGCCATGTATCCACCGGCGGCGGCGCCTCTCTCGAATTCCTCGAGGGCAAGGAACTGCCGGGTGTGGTCGCTCTGCAGGATAAGTAA
- the tpiA gene encoding triose-phosphate isomerase, which yields MSRKPFIAGNWKMNKTIDEGVALVNELKGLVAGIDNVDIAVCPTFVSLAKVGDAIKGSNIMLGGQNTFWKESGAWTSQVSPQMLVDAGCQWVIIGHSETRGRFGTVDGELAKVLAYFGESDATVNMKAKFAFAAGLKPIIACGEMLSEREAGKTDEVISAQMKADLAGFTKEQAMQMVIAYEPVWAIGTGKTCDADEADRVCGVIRGVVKEMYGADVADAVRIQYGGSMKPSNAAELLSKPNIDGGLIGGAALKAADFTGIIKAVK from the coding sequence ATGTCAAGAAAACCGTTTATAGCTGGAAACTGGAAAATGAACAAGACCATTGACGAGGGCGTCGCCCTGGTCAATGAGCTTAAGGGTCTTGTCGCTGGTATCGACAATGTAGACATAGCCGTGTGCCCGACTTTCGTGTCGCTCGCTAAGGTCGGTGATGCGATCAAGGGTTCAAACATCATGCTCGGCGGTCAGAACACATTCTGGAAAGAGTCCGGCGCGTGGACCAGCCAGGTCTCACCGCAGATGCTGGTGGATGCAGGCTGCCAGTGGGTCATTATCGGTCACTCCGAGACCCGTGGACGCTTCGGCACTGTTGATGGCGAGCTTGCCAAAGTCCTCGCATATTTTGGTGAGAGCGACGCGACTGTGAACATGAAAGCCAAATTCGCATTTGCCGCCGGTCTCAAGCCGATCATTGCCTGCGGCGAGATGCTCTCTGAGCGTGAAGCCGGTAAGACCGATGAGGTTATTTCCGCACAGATGAAAGCCGACCTCGCCGGTTTCACAAAAGAGCAGGCTATGCAGATGGTAATCGCATACGAGCCTGTGTGGGCTATCGGAACCGGCAAGACCTGTGATGCTGATGAGGCCGACAGAGTTTGCGGCGTGATCCGTGGAGTTGTAAAGGAGATGTACGGCGCTGATGTGGCGGATGCGGTTCGCATTCAATATGGCGGCAGTATGAAGCCGAGTAATGCTGCTGAACTGCTCAGCAAGCCAAACATTGATGGCGGTCTGATAGGCGGCGCTGCTCTTAAGGCTGCCGATTTCACTGGGATAATCAAGGCCGTAAAATAG